The Candidatus Hydrogenedentota bacterium genome has a segment encoding these proteins:
- a CDS encoding DUF1080 domain-containing protein, whose translation MTRISFIAWVAALAALPAAAEGAEKAPAAGWVRLFDGETFTGWEGDLTKFRIEEGAIVGGNLRDSLAHNYFLCTTERYDHFELRLKVKLAGEDANAGIQLRTERIPDNTEVSGYQADMGQHYWGCLYDESRRNKILQQPDPALVARILKPDDWNDYRIRCEGNRIQLWLNGEQTVDYTEEEPGIPQTGVIALQIHSGKPAEAWYKDIEIRKLPAPAE comes from the coding sequence ATGACAAGAATAAGCTTCATTGCCTGGGTTGCCGCGTTGGCGGCGCTGCCCGCCGCCGCCGAGGGCGCGGAGAAGGCGCCGGCGGCGGGCTGGGTACGCCTGTTCGATGGCGAAACGTTTACGGGCTGGGAGGGCGACCTGACGAAGTTCCGCATTGAGGAGGGCGCGATTGTGGGCGGGAATCTGCGGGATTCCCTGGCGCACAACTACTTCCTTTGCACGACGGAGCGCTACGACCACTTTGAACTGCGGCTGAAGGTGAAACTGGCGGGGGAAGACGCCAACGCGGGCATCCAGCTGCGGACGGAGCGCATTCCGGACAATACCGAGGTTTCCGGATACCAGGCGGACATGGGCCAGCACTATTGGGGCTGCCTGTACGACGAGTCGCGGCGGAACAAGATCCTGCAGCAGCCGGATCCGGCGCTGGTGGCGCGGATTCTGAAGCCGGACGATTGGAACGACTACCGGATTCGCTGCGAGGGGAACCGCATCCAGCTCTGGCTGAACGGCGAGCAGACCGTGGACTACACCGAGGAAGAGCCGGGCATCCCGCAGACGGGCGTCATTGCGCTCCAGATCCACAGCGGCAAGCCGGCGGAAGCGTGGTACAAGGACATCGAGATCCGGAAGCTGCCGGCGCCGGCGGAATAG
- a CDS encoding OmpA family protein yields MLQRILPGLAVALVVAAAVNAQDVDGSEDHPVISRYPGSVIQQYIVENYRAYKVPIGPVTGYRTIADWIETEGRLTRIYYGLDGGERSHSEVYKNYVEALKTAGFEMLAEGLYTESSRKPEVGSRAWQAVFFGANPWEPSGPIRNMVSGTATSGGSGTVIARKERAAGTVYVCVSVVHFSNEHIGTLVDVLEVEGAETGLIVVDAEAIGKGIEEYGRVVLDGILFDYDKATLQAESKAALEQIAIYLKANPDKPFYVVGHTDARGSLEYNQKLSSDRARAVVAALVKEYGIDAGRLEGHGVGPLAPVFTNESDAGREKNRRVELVER; encoded by the coding sequence ATGTTGCAGCGAATACTGCCCGGGCTCGCCGTGGCATTGGTTGTTGCGGCCGCCGTTAATGCGCAGGATGTCGACGGAAGCGAAGACCACCCCGTCATATCCCGCTACCCTGGCTCGGTCATCCAGCAGTACATCGTGGAGAATTACCGGGCCTACAAAGTGCCCATCGGGCCCGTGACCGGCTATCGCACCATCGCCGATTGGATCGAGACCGAAGGCCGCCTCACGCGCATCTATTATGGCCTCGACGGCGGTGAACGAAGCCACAGCGAGGTCTATAAGAACTATGTGGAGGCCTTGAAAACCGCCGGGTTCGAGATGCTCGCCGAAGGGCTCTATACCGAGAGCAGCCGCAAACCCGAGGTGGGGAGCCGGGCATGGCAGGCGGTATTCTTTGGCGCCAACCCGTGGGAGCCCAGTGGCCCGATCCGGAATATGGTTTCGGGTACGGCGACATCCGGCGGCAGCGGAACCGTCATCGCCCGCAAGGAGCGGGCGGCGGGCACGGTTTACGTCTGCGTATCTGTGGTTCACTTCAGCAACGAACACATCGGCACACTCGTCGATGTGCTGGAAGTCGAGGGCGCCGAAACCGGCCTCATCGTCGTGGACGCCGAGGCCATCGGTAAGGGCATCGAGGAATATGGACGCGTGGTGTTGGACGGCATCCTTTTCGACTACGACAAGGCCACGCTCCAGGCAGAGTCAAAGGCCGCCCTGGAGCAGATCGCCATCTATCTCAAGGCCAATCCCGACAAGCCCTTCTATGTCGTGGGCCACACCGACGCCAGGGGCTCGCTGGAATACAATCAAAAACTCTCCAGCGACCGGGCCAGGGCGGTGGTCGCCGCGCTCGTAAAGGAGTACGGCATTGACGCTGGCCGTCTCGAAGGCCACGGCGTTGGCCCGCTGGCGCCCGTGTTTACCAATGAGTCGGACGCAGGTCGCGAGAAAAACCGCCGCGTCGAACTGGTGGAACGATAG
- a CDS encoding type II toxin-antitoxin system RelE/ParE family toxin: MRRLRLSEPASSDIDRIWWYTYDRYGMEQADDYDTLIWQALEDIEENPDRPTSRPEPGIGPNVRSYHISLSKKRSGTHIRKPRHVVFYTLVYEDEIFVMRIIKDDMDVQRHLFDA, encoded by the coding sequence ATGCGTCGCCTTCGACTAAGTGAGCCCGCAAGTAGTGATATTGACCGTATCTGGTGGTACACGTACGACCGGTATGGAATGGAACAGGCGGATGACTACGACACGTTGATCTGGCAAGCGCTTGAGGACATCGAAGAGAATCCCGACCGACCAACGAGTCGTCCGGAACCCGGGATCGGTCCCAACGTTCGAAGTTACCATATCTCGCTCAGTAAGAAACGCAGTGGAACGCACATCAGAAAGCCACGGCATGTCGTCTTCTACACACTGGTATACGAAGATGAGATATTCGTAATGCGAATCATTAAGGATGATATGGATGTCCAACGTCACCTTTTCGATGCGTGA
- a CDS encoding DUF1501 domain-containing protein: protein MNPNLAHSKAITRRQFFSRSATGVGVAALASLLGAKSEAAVSARLSHMAPRAKRVIYMFMSGGPSHLDLYDYKPYLVQHDGEPVPESFMEQQRFAFIKGVPNIGGTRWKFNQHGQSGAWFSELLPHIASISDDIAVIRSMHTEQFNHDPAVTFLNSGSPLTGRPCMGAWASYGLGSENSDLPAFVVLTSGEGTQPLQSRYWGNGFLPSTHQGVQFRSQGDPVLFVNNPGGIDRDRRRATIDAINQMNQWQYEHVGDPEILTRIEAFELAYRMQTSVPELMDIASEPESVRALYGVEPGKTSFANNALLARRLVERGVRFVQLFHTGWDHHGGKGKQNLIGDLPVTAGQIDRPAAALVKDLKQRGLLEETLVIWGGEFGRTPMVQGEVTAESMGRDHNPRAFTIWMAGGGIKPGIVHGLTDDFGYNVVEKPVHVHDFQATVLHCLGMEHEKLTYRFQGRDFRLTDVHGNVVRDLLA from the coding sequence ATGAACCCCAACCTCGCCCACAGCAAAGCCATCACCCGCCGTCAATTCTTCAGCCGCTCGGCCACGGGCGTCGGCGTGGCCGCGCTCGCGTCCCTCCTCGGCGCGAAGAGCGAGGCCGCTGTCTCCGCCAGGCTCTCGCACATGGCCCCGCGGGCGAAGCGCGTCATCTATATGTTCATGTCCGGCGGCCCGAGCCACCTGGACCTCTACGACTACAAGCCCTACCTCGTCCAGCACGACGGCGAGCCCGTCCCCGAGTCCTTCATGGAGCAGCAGCGCTTCGCCTTCATCAAGGGCGTCCCCAATATCGGCGGCACGCGCTGGAAGTTCAACCAGCACGGCCAGAGTGGCGCGTGGTTCAGCGAATTACTGCCGCACATCGCCTCCATCTCCGACGATATCGCCGTCATCCGCTCCATGCATACCGAACAATTCAACCACGATCCCGCGGTCACGTTTCTGAACAGCGGTTCGCCCCTTACGGGACGCCCCTGCATGGGCGCGTGGGCGAGCTACGGGCTTGGCAGCGAGAATTCGGACCTGCCCGCCTTCGTTGTGCTTACCTCCGGCGAGGGCACCCAGCCGCTCCAGTCCCGCTATTGGGGCAACGGCTTCCTGCCCTCCACGCACCAGGGCGTTCAGTTCCGCAGCCAGGGCGACCCCGTCCTCTTCGTGAACAATCCCGGCGGCATCGACCGCGACCGGCGCCGCGCCACCATCGACGCCATCAACCAGATGAACCAATGGCAGTATGAGCACGTGGGGGACCCCGAAATCCTCACCCGCATCGAGGCCTTCGAACTCGCCTACCGCATGCAGACCAGCGTCCCCGAACTCATGGACATCGCCAGCGAGCCCGAATCCGTTCGCGCGCTCTATGGCGTGGAGCCCGGGAAGACCTCCTTCGCGAACAACGCCCTCCTCGCACGGCGGCTGGTCGAGCGCGGCGTCCGCTTTGTCCAGCTCTTCCACACCGGCTGGGACCACCACGGCGGCAAGGGCAAGCAGAACCTCATCGGCGATCTACCGGTGACCGCCGGACAGATAGACCGCCCCGCCGCCGCCCTGGTGAAGGATCTGAAGCAGCGCGGCCTGCTGGAAGAAACTCTGGTAATCTGGGGCGGCGAATTCGGACGCACCCCCATGGTCCAGGGCGAAGTCACCGCCGAAAGCATGGGGCGCGATCACAACCCCCGCGCCTTCACCATCTGGATGGCCGGCGGCGGCATCAAGCCGGGCATCGTCCACGGCCTGACCGACGATTTCGGCTATAACGTCGTCGAAAAGCCGGTCCATGTGCACGATTTCCAGGCCACCGTGCTCCACTGCCTTGGCATGGAGCACGAAAAGCTCACCTACCGCTTCCAGGGCCGCGACTTCCGCCTGACCGACGTCCACGGCAACGTCGTGCGCGATCTCTTGGCCTGA
- a CDS encoding type II toxin-antitoxin system ParD family antitoxin — MPTQNVNITEAQAEFIRNCVESGDYNNASELVREALRLLKEQKDEHQARVEYLRAELQVAYDARGRGEYIDLHSKEDIRALRAQMRRERLDKLAQLSNASPSTK; from the coding sequence ATGCCAACACAAAACGTAAACATCACCGAGGCCCAGGCCGAGTTTATCCGCAACTGCGTGGAATCGGGCGACTACAACAACGCCAGCGAGCTGGTGCGGGAGGCCCTGCGCCTCTTGAAGGAACAGAAGGACGAACACCAGGCGCGGGTGGAGTATCTGCGGGCGGAGTTGCAAGTAGCATATGACGCCCGCGGGCGTGGTGAATATATCGATCTCCACAGCAAGGAGGACATACGGGCGTTGCGCGCACAAATGCGACGTGAGCGGCTCGACAAACTGGCACAGCTAAGTAATGCGTCGCCTTCGACTAAGTGA